The proteins below come from a single Gimesia alba genomic window:
- the obgE gene encoding GTPase ObgE, whose amino-acid sequence MFVDRVDIYCKAGDGGDGCASFRREAHVPRGGPNGGDGGKGGDVVVLADENVSSLANIIGHKHWNAERGGHGSGSLKTGKSGQDAVIMVPPGTLVLDSKRGHLLRDMKQSGDRVVVAKGGKGGRGNRHFATATHQAPREFEKGGVGEQRDISLELKLIADVGLVGKPNAGKSTLLSRLSKAHPEIADYPFTTKYPNLGLVRLGFDHQFVMADIPGLIEGAHAGVGLGHEFLKHVERTRLLVHLVEPSPMDQTDPIQNYRQIREEMRLYDPTLMERPEILVVTKSELPDAAPVAELLEEELGHPVMQISSATGANLEKLVRMIIDELQNLEVEA is encoded by the coding sequence ATGTTTGTAGATCGAGTAGATATATATTGTAAAGCCGGCGACGGCGGAGATGGGTGTGCCAGTTTCCGACGGGAAGCCCATGTCCCGCGCGGCGGTCCGAATGGCGGCGATGGCGGCAAAGGTGGCGATGTAGTCGTGCTCGCCGATGAGAATGTCAGTAGTTTAGCCAATATCATCGGCCACAAACATTGGAATGCCGAACGCGGCGGACACGGATCGGGAAGTTTAAAAACCGGGAAATCGGGTCAGGACGCGGTCATTATGGTCCCGCCGGGAACACTGGTCCTGGACAGTAAACGCGGGCATCTGTTACGCGATATGAAGCAGAGCGGCGATCGCGTGGTGGTCGCCAAAGGGGGCAAAGGGGGCCGCGGCAATCGTCATTTTGCGACCGCCACTCACCAGGCACCCCGTGAGTTTGAAAAGGGGGGAGTGGGAGAACAGCGTGATATTTCACTCGAACTGAAACTGATCGCTGACGTCGGATTGGTCGGGAAACCGAATGCCGGCAAATCGACGCTGCTGAGCCGACTTTCGAAGGCGCACCCCGAAATTGCAGACTACCCGTTTACCACAAAATATCCTAATTTAGGCTTGGTTCGACTTGGATTCGACCATCAATTCGTGATGGCGGATATCCCCGGTCTGATCGAAGGCGCCCATGCAGGTGTCGGGCTGGGGCATGAATTCTTGAAGCATGTCGAGCGGACGCGGCTCCTCGTGCATCTGGTGGAGCCGTCACCCATGGACCAGACCGATCCGATTCAGAACTACCGTCAGATTCGGGAAGAGATGCGACTTTATGATCCTACACTGATGGAACGCCCGGAAATTCTGGTAGTGACGAAAAGCGAGTTGCCCGATGCGGCCCCGGTGGCCGAACTGCTGGAAGAAGAATTAGGACATCCGGTGATGCAAATCTCCTCTGCCACCGGCGCCAATCTCGAAAAACTGGTCCGAATGATTATTGACGAACTGCAAAATCTGGAAGTCGAGGCCTGA
- a CDS encoding gluzincin family metallopeptidase produces MEAQLCRCFVLFLAAFLSLGASYKTSNFITHAPTPEIAKQVGDAAEIYRKELAITWLGHELPKWYAPCPIKVKVGNYGAGGATTFSFDRGEVFGWDMQIQGTLERILDSVLPHEVNHTIFACHFRRPLPRWADEGAATIVEHESEKKRQRLLNRQVMGTNKRIPLRRLLSMTEYPSEMQQVLTLYAEGYSLADYLLQTGGKKRYLMFLEDAHKNGWDEAIAKLYKYKNVEDLEQRWGSWIMAGSPALNLPAGQQLAANDPQAKSAAENKDLVIRSQSPDESEDEFETAMNEQTELASLDQTDRESRKSRPLPIKSRIPFSGRKAESHQINETVAFAPESQRTSLPQEREQFAQARPQPRRAPQRRAQQQSNGRYSRVASPARGIDLGQSAEIDF; encoded by the coding sequence ATGGAAGCTCAACTTTGTCGCTGTTTCGTTTTATTCCTGGCTGCATTCTTATCGCTGGGAGCCTCTTACAAAACATCCAATTTCATTACTCATGCACCCACGCCGGAAATCGCCAAGCAGGTGGGCGATGCTGCTGAGATCTATCGTAAAGAACTGGCCATTACCTGGCTGGGACATGAACTTCCCAAATGGTATGCCCCTTGTCCGATTAAAGTCAAAGTAGGCAACTATGGAGCCGGTGGTGCGACCACCTTCTCCTTCGACCGGGGAGAAGTCTTTGGTTGGGACATGCAGATCCAGGGAACATTAGAACGCATTCTGGATTCGGTACTCCCGCACGAAGTCAATCATACGATCTTCGCCTGCCACTTTCGTCGACCGCTGCCTCGCTGGGCCGACGAAGGGGCAGCGACTATCGTTGAACATGAATCAGAGAAAAAACGTCAACGGTTGTTGAACCGTCAGGTGATGGGAACCAACAAACGGATTCCTCTCAGACGTCTGCTCTCCATGACCGAATATCCTTCGGAAATGCAACAGGTGCTGACATTGTATGCGGAAGGGTATTCCCTGGCCGACTATCTGCTGCAGACCGGCGGCAAAAAACGCTATCTGATGTTTCTGGAAGATGCCCATAAGAATGGCTGGGATGAAGCCATCGCCAAATTATACAAATACAAAAATGTAGAAGATCTGGAACAACGCTGGGGCAGCTGGATTATGGCTGGCAGCCCGGCTCTGAATCTTCCCGCAGGTCAGCAACTGGCAGCCAACGACCCCCAAGCGAAGTCGGCAGCCGAAAACAAGGATCTTGTGATTCGTTCTCAGAGTCCTGATGAGAGTGAAGACGAATTCGAAACCGCCATGAATGAGCAGACAGAGCTGGCCAGTCTGGATCAGACCGACAGAGAGAGCCGTAAATCACGGCCGCTGCCGATTAAGTCGCGGATTCCCTTCAGCGGACGTAAGGCAGAAAGCCATCAAATCAACGAAACGGTTGCCTTTGCACCCGAGTCACAGCGTACCTCGCTGCCACAGGAACGAGAGCAGTTTGCTCAAGCTCGTCCCCAGCCGCGACGTGCTCCGCAACGCAGAGCACAACAACAGTCGAATGGTCGGTACAGCCGCGTCGCCAGTCCTGCACGTGGCATCGATCTGGGCCAGTCGGCTGAAATCGACTTTTAG
- a CDS encoding zinc-binding dehydrogenase: MSDQCTSIVLTGDDPPLQRTVVEKPKLQPGETLVEILCCTICGSDLHTYEGTRSTPCPTILGHEMIGRVVDLNSEVPIRDYLDRPVLIGDRITWSVAVSCKECENCRRGLTQKCTRLFKYGHQRLTDQNYLSGGLASHCHLVKGTTIFKVPESLPDQVASPANCATATVMAAFRLAGEIENKSVLILGAGMLGVTAAAVAHSHGAAAVIVTDIEPERVKRSLEFGATHTVLAKKEQPLHAEIPHLTDGRGVDLVFDMTGVPEVMESGLESLAIGGRMILVGAVYPARPIQLSAETMVRKLLRLEGIHNYTDLDLANALNFLERYQNQYPFQRLSEHSFSLDEVPAAFAESANHRSYRVAILPHQFD, encoded by the coding sequence ATGAGCGATCAATGTACCTCGATAGTCCTGACGGGCGATGATCCCCCCTTACAACGTACTGTCGTTGAAAAACCCAAACTGCAGCCGGGCGAAACTCTGGTGGAAATCCTCTGCTGTACGATTTGCGGAAGTGACCTGCATACGTACGAGGGCACGCGTTCGACCCCCTGCCCAACGATTCTGGGACACGAAATGATCGGCCGCGTGGTGGACCTGAATTCCGAAGTCCCGATCCGGGATTATCTGGACCGCCCTGTTCTCATTGGTGATCGCATCACGTGGTCTGTTGCGGTTTCCTGCAAGGAATGTGAAAATTGCCGCCGCGGCCTCACGCAAAAATGTACCCGGCTGTTCAAATACGGACATCAGCGTCTCACCGATCAAAATTATCTGAGTGGCGGTCTGGCCAGCCACTGTCATCTGGTTAAAGGCACGACGATTTTCAAAGTGCCGGAATCATTGCCCGATCAGGTTGCCAGCCCTGCGAACTGTGCGACCGCCACCGTGATGGCCGCCTTTCGTCTTGCCGGGGAAATCGAAAACAAGTCCGTACTCATTCTAGGAGCGGGCATGCTGGGAGTGACCGCTGCCGCCGTCGCGCATTCGCACGGCGCTGCGGCGGTGATTGTGACCGACATCGAACCGGAGCGTGTCAAACGCAGTCTTGAATTCGGCGCGACGCACACGGTACTGGCGAAAAAAGAACAGCCGCTGCATGCGGAGATTCCACATCTGACAGACGGACGCGGCGTGGACCTTGTGTTCGACATGACGGGTGTTCCGGAAGTCATGGAAAGCGGTCTGGAGTCGCTGGCGATTGGCGGTCGCATGATTCTCGTCGGTGCCGTTTACCCGGCCCGGCCGATACAGCTCTCTGCGGAAACCATGGTCCGTAAATTACTCAGACTGGAAGGCATTCACAATTATACCGACCTTGATCTGGCGAACGCGTTGAATTTTCTCGAGCGTTATCAGAACCAGTATCCGTTTCAGCGACTCAGCGAACATTCCTTCTCGCTCGATGAAGTCCCGGCTGCGTTTGCAGAGTCAGCCAATCATCGTTCGTATCGTGTCGCCATCCTGCCACATCAATTTGATTAA
- the phnW gene encoding 2-aminoethylphosphonate--pyruvate transaminase produces MDADIPYLLLTPGPLTTTKSVREAMGVDYSTWDVDYNQRVVEIRERLVRLATNEPGFTSVLMQGSGTFAVEATIGSVIPPGGKLLVISNGAYGSRIAQITNCLKIPLIELAFSETEPPDLDQIRATLADDTAITHVAMVHCETTTGMLNPAAEIGQIVAEAGKDYILDAMSSFGGIPLLMENFHVDYLISSANKCIQGVPGFGFVIANQKKLEQTAGYARSLSLDLFDQWNEMEHKGGKWRYTSPTHVVCAFLQALKELEAEGGVAQRHARYCENQSTLVAAMQQAGLRTLLPRELQSPIITSFYYPDSPLFFFNQFYDELKHRRYVIYPGKISQAETFRIGNIGNVFPADMQQLVEQIEQVLDAMAVTSAKTE; encoded by the coding sequence ATGGACGCAGACATTCCTTATTTATTACTGACCCCCGGACCACTCACCACAACAAAGAGTGTGCGTGAGGCAATGGGCGTCGATTATTCCACGTGGGACGTTGACTACAATCAGCGCGTCGTCGAAATTCGCGAGCGACTGGTACGACTGGCGACAAACGAACCAGGATTTACGTCGGTCCTGATGCAGGGTAGCGGCACCTTCGCCGTCGAAGCCACTATCGGCTCGGTGATTCCGCCTGGAGGCAAACTGCTGGTGATTTCCAATGGCGCGTACGGAAGCCGCATCGCGCAAATCACCAACTGTCTGAAAATCCCGCTTATCGAATTAGCTTTCTCGGAAACAGAACCGCCCGATCTGGATCAGATTCGCGCCACGCTGGCCGACGACACGGCGATCACACATGTCGCGATGGTGCACTGTGAAACGACAACCGGCATGTTGAATCCGGCTGCGGAAATCGGGCAGATCGTTGCCGAGGCAGGCAAAGACTATATTCTGGATGCGATGTCTTCCTTCGGCGGGATTCCGCTGTTGATGGAAAACTTTCATGTCGATTACCTGATTTCCTCGGCCAATAAATGTATTCAGGGTGTTCCCGGTTTTGGATTTGTCATCGCCAACCAGAAGAAACTGGAACAGACGGCCGGTTACGCACGCTCGTTGAGTCTGGATCTGTTTGACCAATGGAACGAAATGGAACACAAAGGGGGGAAATGGAGATACACGTCCCCCACGCATGTGGTGTGTGCGTTCCTGCAGGCGTTGAAAGAACTGGAAGCAGAAGGGGGCGTGGCGCAGCGGCATGCCCGCTATTGTGAAAACCAATCCACCTTAGTCGCAGCAATGCAACAGGCGGGATTGCGCACACTCTTGCCGCGCGAATTACAATCGCCGATCATCACGTCGTTTTATTATCCCGATTCGCCGCTGTTTTTCTTCAATCAGTTTTACGATGAACTGAAACACCGCCGGTATGTGATTTACCCGGGAAAAATCAGCCAGGCAGAGACGTTTCGGATTGGAAATATCGGCAATGTCTTTCCCGCTGACATGCAGCAGCTGGTGGAACAGATTGAACAGGTGCTGGATGCGATGGCGGTTACTTCCGCCAAGACAGAATAA
- the phnX gene encoding phosphonoacetaldehyde hydrolase → MSTNKIKLVIFDWAGTTIDHGCFAPISAFIKAFQACGVELTPAQARGPMGLHKKDHIRSLFQLEEIAAQWEAAHQRPWSEEDVEQIYQTFMPLQVKEAQDYTDLVPGLCDTISRLKERGIKIGSTTGYPRIVAESVLAAAKAQGYDPDYSMCADEVPAGRPAPWMIYRNMEALNVFPPTSVVKVGDTVPDIEAGLNAGTWTVGLTQTGSEVGLTVAEFAALDDNQKTSVLQTAETKLKNAGAHFVIPTLKTLPEIIEQIEASEH, encoded by the coding sequence ATGTCAACCAACAAAATCAAACTCGTTATTTTTGACTGGGCGGGAACCACCATCGACCATGGTTGTTTTGCCCCGATCTCTGCCTTCATCAAAGCCTTCCAGGCCTGTGGTGTGGAACTGACGCCCGCCCAGGCACGGGGACCGATGGGCCTGCATAAAAAAGATCACATCCGCAGCCTGTTTCAACTGGAAGAGATCGCCGCCCAGTGGGAAGCGGCCCACCAGCGTCCCTGGTCGGAAGAGGATGTCGAACAGATTTATCAAACGTTTATGCCACTGCAGGTCAAGGAAGCGCAAGACTATACCGACCTGGTGCCCGGCTTGTGTGACACGATTTCACGACTGAAAGAACGCGGTATCAAAATCGGTTCCACCACCGGTTACCCGCGGATCGTCGCCGAGTCTGTTCTGGCAGCAGCCAAAGCACAAGGCTACGATCCCGACTATTCTATGTGTGCCGATGAAGTTCCCGCAGGACGCCCTGCGCCGTGGATGATTTATCGGAACATGGAAGCACTGAATGTCTTTCCTCCGACGTCGGTGGTGAAAGTCGGCGATACGGTCCCCGATATCGAAGCCGGTCTAAATGCGGGCACGTGGACCGTGGGTCTAACGCAAACCGGCAGCGAAGTCGGCTTGACGGTCGCCGAATTCGCTGCCCTGGACGACAATCAAAAAACGAGCGTGCTGCAAACCGCTGAAACCAAACTTAAAAACGCGGGCGCACACTTTGTGATTCCCACGCTGAAAACTCTCCCTGAAATCATCGAACAAATTGAAGCAAGCGAGCACTGA
- a CDS encoding phosphonate degradation HD-domain oxygenase produces the protein MPQVKPDQIVEEIRKCFCEKGSDMYAGEAISQTEHALQAAFAAEQAGEAQELIVAAFLHDIGHLLHKHDEDCAAQGIDDLHETIGAQWLVRYFPPAVTEPIRLHVDAKRYRCATDAEYASRLSPASVLSLKLQGGPFDETEQAAFEQNPWAQDALRLRTYDEAAKIPGYETPELEYFLTYVQRVLKQPTLETN, from the coding sequence ATGCCCCAGGTAAAACCTGATCAAATCGTGGAGGAAATCCGGAAATGCTTCTGTGAAAAAGGGAGCGACATGTACGCCGGCGAAGCGATCTCACAGACAGAGCATGCGCTGCAAGCCGCTTTTGCCGCCGAGCAGGCCGGCGAAGCTCAGGAACTGATCGTGGCCGCGTTCCTGCATGACATCGGTCATTTACTCCACAAACACGATGAAGACTGTGCGGCACAAGGCATCGATGATCTGCATGAAACCATCGGCGCGCAGTGGCTCGTTCGGTATTTTCCTCCTGCGGTCACCGAACCGATTCGTCTGCACGTCGACGCCAAACGCTATCGCTGTGCGACTGATGCAGAATATGCATCCCGCCTGTCACCTGCTTCCGTGTTAAGTCTCAAGCTACAGGGAGGCCCGTTTGATGAAACAGAACAAGCGGCATTCGAACAGAATCCGTGGGCTCAAGATGCCCTGCGTCTGCGGACCTATGATGAAGCAGCCAAAATCCCCGGCTATGAAACGCCGGAACTCGAATATTTTTTAACCTATGTCCAGCGCGTCCTGAAACAACCGACACTGGAAACAAACTGA
- a CDS encoding MFS transporter, with amino-acid sequence MSNKRNRNWQLLTLTSLFLGYVGYYICRSNLAVATPLILKEYGGVGITKIQIGTVASVGVMLYAIGKIFNGYLADFLGGRLMFLVGMICSIVFSVLFGLASGLTVFIIVWACNRYFQSMGWVALVKTASRWYPVKWHATVMAILSLSFLFGDAFARIYLGSLILLGETYASFEFLANWRTVFFVAAGTLTAIAVFVYFTLKSSPKDVGLEEPEANPINVFGAEGNHAERISIKDVLKPLLASPLFWLICIMNFSLTLVRETFNFWTPTFLNEVVKFDIGEAAIGSMLFPLVGGCSTLLAGVTSDRLRGRHGRVVLPSLILLVLSLGLLATIDVAGKPVLALILLSLVAFFLMAPYSFLSGVMAIDLGGKRGCSTVAGLVDSAGYLGAILSGHTVGMIAQYYGWKMAFGGLAGICCTAIIAGTVYWLIQERDMNLAQALSSEPETEAPDAPGKT; translated from the coding sequence ATGTCAAACAAACGCAATCGCAACTGGCAGCTGCTGACTCTGACAAGTCTGTTCCTGGGTTATGTCGGTTATTATATCTGCCGCTCGAATCTGGCGGTCGCGACGCCACTCATATTAAAAGAATACGGCGGCGTGGGGATTACCAAAATCCAGATCGGCACGGTGGCTTCCGTCGGCGTGATGCTGTATGCGATTGGCAAAATCTTTAACGGTTACCTGGCCGACTTCCTCGGCGGCCGTTTGATGTTTCTCGTGGGCATGATTTGCTCGATCGTGTTTTCCGTTCTGTTCGGGCTGGCATCAGGCCTGACCGTATTTATCATCGTCTGGGCCTGTAACCGCTATTTTCAGTCAATGGGCTGGGTGGCGCTGGTCAAGACGGCGTCCCGCTGGTATCCCGTGAAATGGCATGCCACCGTGATGGCCATTCTTTCGCTCTCCTTTCTGTTCGGAGACGCCTTCGCCCGCATCTACCTGGGCAGCCTGATTCTGCTGGGAGAGACTTATGCATCGTTCGAGTTTCTGGCAAACTGGCGGACTGTCTTTTTTGTCGCTGCCGGCACACTGACCGCGATTGCCGTTTTTGTGTATTTCACATTGAAGTCGAGCCCCAAAGATGTCGGGCTGGAAGAACCCGAAGCCAACCCGATCAATGTGTTTGGTGCGGAAGGCAATCATGCCGAGCGGATTTCGATCAAAGACGTTCTGAAACCCCTGCTGGCCAGCCCGTTATTCTGGCTGATCTGCATCATGAATTTCAGTCTCACGCTCGTGCGGGAAACGTTCAATTTCTGGACCCCCACCTTCCTGAATGAAGTCGTGAAGTTTGATATCGGCGAAGCGGCGATTGGCAGCATGCTGTTTCCCCTGGTCGGCGGCTGTTCCACTTTGCTGGCGGGAGTCACGTCCGACCGTTTACGAGGTCGCCACGGTCGCGTTGTGCTTCCCAGTTTAATCCTACTCGTATTATCACTGGGTTTACTGGCGACGATTGATGTCGCCGGCAAACCGGTATTGGCACTCATCTTACTCTCACTGGTCGCCTTTTTTCTGATGGCCCCCTATTCGTTTCTGTCGGGTGTGATGGCCATCGACCTGGGCGGCAAACGAGGCTGCTCCACAGTAGCGGGTCTCGTTGATTCCGCCGGTTATCTGGGCGCCATTTTATCCGGCCATACCGTTGGCATGATTGCGCAATATTATGGCTGGAAGATGGCCTTTGGTGGTCTGGCCGGCATTTGTTGTACGGCGATTATCGCCGGTACCGTGTATTGGCTGATTCAGGAGCGCGACATGAATCTGGCTCAAGCACTTTCATCGGAACCCGAAACGGAGGCCCCTGATGCCCCAGGTAAAACCTGA
- a CDS encoding TIGR03364 family FAD-dependent oxidoreductase yields MSSPTSPTRYDVIVIGGGVLGAFHAFFAMRRGFKTLLIERNLFPQQASIRNFGLIIPSAMPAGIWRDRALASCEIYSELSELLGTPLRRVGTQYLAHSDEEATFLKRLASEQNDVHCPSEFLNAGDTIRTSCCLNPEFCKGSLLFPQDLQLDPGPFFRAFVNWLTCTSDCDYLPKTTAVSIEERPQHSQITTADGKPFHAKQVFVCSGADLQTLYPEIYATANLQYCKLQMLKLSNPENRTLGTNIASPIALTRYPAFLNAQYSQGVSLPLPEQELLDRGIQIWITQNENNEFILGDSHEYTDEPPTEFLSAEIESLIINYARKMFVNLDFQVTDRWCGIYTEEKSAGLFQHTISDRVQLVTGIGGKGMTTGPGLAKENIGQLSL; encoded by the coding sequence ATGTCCTCTCCAACGTCCCCAACCAGATATGATGTGATTGTGATTGGCGGCGGCGTGCTGGGTGCATTTCACGCCTTCTTTGCGATGCGCCGGGGTTTCAAGACACTGTTGATCGAACGAAACCTGTTTCCCCAGCAGGCGTCAATTCGGAATTTCGGTCTGATCATTCCGAGTGCGATGCCCGCCGGCATCTGGCGCGACCGGGCGTTGGCCTCGTGCGAAATCTATTCCGAGTTGTCTGAATTACTGGGGACTCCGCTCCGCCGCGTGGGTACGCAGTATCTGGCACATTCGGACGAGGAAGCGACCTTTTTAAAACGACTGGCAAGCGAACAGAATGACGTGCATTGCCCTTCGGAATTTTTGAATGCGGGAGATACAATCCGCACGAGCTGTTGCCTGAACCCGGAATTCTGCAAAGGGAGCTTGTTGTTCCCGCAAGATCTGCAATTGGATCCAGGGCCGTTTTTCCGCGCATTCGTGAACTGGCTCACGTGTACTTCCGACTGTGATTATCTTCCGAAAACCACGGCAGTCTCGATTGAAGAACGGCCCCAGCACAGTCAGATCACGACCGCCGATGGAAAACCGTTTCATGCGAAACAGGTTTTTGTCTGTTCGGGAGCCGACCTGCAAACGCTCTATCCGGAAATTTATGCGACCGCGAATCTGCAGTACTGCAAGCTGCAGATGCTCAAACTGTCGAATCCGGAAAATCGCACACTGGGAACAAACATCGCTTCTCCCATCGCGCTAACGCGTTACCCGGCGTTTCTGAATGCCCAATATTCACAAGGCGTTTCGCTGCCGCTGCCTGAGCAGGAATTATTGGATCGGGGAATTCAAATCTGGATCACGCAAAATGAAAACAACGAATTTATCCTGGGTGACTCGCACGAATATACGGACGAACCGCCCACCGAGTTTCTGTCTGCGGAAATCGAATCGCTGATCATTAATTATGCGCGAAAGATGTTTGTGAATCTGGATTTTCAGGTCACAGATCGCTGGTGTGGTATTTATACTGAAGAAAAGTCAGCAGGACTGTTCCAGCACACCATCAGCGATCGCGTGCAGCTTGTCACAGGCATCGGCGGTAAGGGAATGACAACAGGGCCGGGGCTGGCTAAAGAAAATATAGGCCAACTCTCTCTTTAA
- a CDS encoding AraC family transcriptional regulator: protein MVRFPERRKIALLVQTSSDWSRQIIQGIADYAFEQGGWDFWIEFRGLQEQLRFPASWEGHGTICRLTDTRIQQSIIKRRLPAVNVSWLGKHSSKIPKVVSDERGCANLAASFFLEKGFRSFGYIGADPTSHYPDTIQQEFQTAVEQAEGVCFDFPYYELTKEADYQKQQQRLKQWLWELPKPVALLVWSSKVGREVATVCVNHHLEIPDQVAILSIEHDPLMSALSPVPLSCIDQAPHVVGYEAASLLDQMIQGKPAPEEPTLIPPLSIEERASTDTLFADDDLVREAIQFIRQHAHEAIQVSDLTQQLNVSRRILEHRFQKALHRSPASEIRQEKLKRITKLLQETNLPVSQIANRCGFQHQEAMIRMFGRLTGMSPREYRQSSHSLKEPTGE from the coding sequence ATGGTGCGGTTTCCCGAACGTCGTAAAATTGCTTTGTTAGTCCAGACTTCCAGCGACTGGAGTCGACAGATTATTCAGGGAATTGCCGATTATGCATTCGAGCAGGGGGGCTGGGATTTCTGGATTGAGTTCCGGGGATTACAAGAACAGCTTCGGTTTCCCGCTTCCTGGGAGGGGCATGGCACCATTTGCCGGTTGACGGATACTCGGATCCAGCAGTCGATTATCAAACGCCGCTTGCCCGCGGTGAATGTCTCATGGTTGGGAAAGCATTCGTCAAAAATTCCCAAAGTGGTTTCTGATGAGCGCGGCTGCGCGAATCTGGCGGCCTCGTTTTTTCTGGAGAAAGGCTTCCGTTCGTTCGGTTATATCGGCGCGGATCCGACGTCGCATTATCCCGACACGATCCAACAGGAATTCCAGACTGCGGTGGAACAGGCGGAGGGAGTCTGTTTCGATTTTCCCTATTATGAATTGACGAAGGAAGCCGACTATCAGAAACAGCAACAACGCTTGAAACAGTGGCTCTGGGAACTTCCCAAGCCGGTGGCGCTGTTGGTCTGGTCGAGTAAAGTCGGACGCGAGGTGGCGACGGTCTGTGTGAACCACCATCTGGAGATTCCCGATCAGGTGGCCATTCTCAGTATCGAGCACGATCCTTTGATGTCGGCGTTGTCCCCGGTTCCGCTTTCCTGTATTGATCAGGCGCCGCATGTGGTCGGTTACGAAGCGGCTTCTTTACTGGACCAAATGATTCAGGGCAAACCAGCGCCGGAAGAGCCGACTCTGATTCCGCCGTTATCGATTGAAGAACGAGCCTCTACCGATACCCTGTTTGCCGATGATGATCTTGTGCGGGAAGCGATTCAATTTATTCGCCAGCATGCACACGAAGCAATCCAGGTTTCGGATTTGACGCAACAATTGAATGTCTCCCGGCGGATTCTGGAACATCGCTTTCAAAAAGCCCTGCATCGGTCGCCGGCCAGTGAAATTCGCCAGGAGAAATTAAAACGCATCACGAAACTGTTACAGGAAACCAATCTTCCCGTTTCGCAGATCGCCAACCGGTGTGGCTTTCAGCATCAGGAAGCGATGATTCGCATGTTTGGCAGGCTGACCGGAATGTCGCCGCGGGAATATCGGCAGTCGAGTCATTCACTGAAAGAGCCGACGGGAGAATAA